Proteins found in one Thermus islandicus DSM 21543 genomic segment:
- a CDS encoding Uma2 family endonuclease → MLKKLLEADAIGLRLGGGGGLPLWEAHPTYRHRKAVDRIRQSLRPKEGASCACVYVRFPDGSYKRPDIALFCREPEELDEAITLLPEAVVEVVSRGYEAKDLEIAPRFYLSQGVKDVVVFDPYTLLVLHLRRDGASRYVSPVELELEAGCLLTV, encoded by the coding sequence GTGCTGAAGAAGCTCTTGGAGGCGGATGCCATCGGCCTCAGGCTGGGGGGGGGGGGTGGGCTTCCCCTCTGGGAAGCCCACCCCACCTACCGGCACCGGAAGGCGGTGGACCGGATCCGGCAAAGCCTCCGGCCTAAGGAGGGCGCCTCCTGCGCTTGCGTCTACGTGCGCTTTCCCGATGGCTCCTACAAAAGGCCCGACATCGCCCTCTTCTGCCGGGAACCCGAGGAGCTGGACGAGGCCATCACCCTTCTCCCCGAGGCGGTGGTGGAGGTGGTGAGCCGGGGCTACGAGGCCAAGGATTTGGAGATCGCTCCCCGCTTCTACCTCTCCCAGGGGGTGAAGGACGTGGTGGTCTTTGACCCCTACACCCTTCTCGTCCTCCACCTACGCCGGGACGGAGCCTCGCGCTACGTTTCCCCGGTGGAACTGGAGCTCGAGGCGGGCTGTCTCCTCACCGTCTGA
- a CDS encoding quinone-dependent dihydroorotate dehydrogenase, giving the protein MHRALFLLDPEEAHGLALRLLALWSERGPLLEVPGRLLRVEDPRLQVEALGQRFPNPLGLAAGMDKDARALGAWWALGFGFAEVGTLTPRPQEGNPKPRLFRLLEDRALINRMGFNNRGALEAAERLRRFRQRGLSFPLGVNLGKNRDTPLERAAEDYLEALRILEPFGDYFVLNVSSPNTPGLRALQEGPFLDELLARLRPATPKPLLLKVAPDLSWPALDQVVGLARKHRLEGLVAVNTTLAREGLKSPLAREAGGLSGRPLRGRALEVLRHLAEGARGLALVSVGGIETPEEAWERLKAGASLLQVYTGFVYGGPLFPRRLLQGLLRLMEAEGVSSLRELRPS; this is encoded by the coding sequence ATGCACCGCGCCCTCTTCCTTCTGGACCCCGAGGAGGCCCACGGGCTTGCCCTGAGGCTCCTTGCCCTCTGGTCGGAAAGGGGCCCCCTTCTGGAGGTTCCTGGGAGGCTTCTCCGGGTGGAGGACCCGAGGCTTCAGGTGGAGGCCCTGGGCCAGCGCTTCCCCAACCCCTTGGGCCTGGCGGCGGGGATGGACAAGGACGCCAGGGCCCTCGGCGCCTGGTGGGCCCTGGGCTTTGGCTTCGCCGAGGTGGGCACCCTCACCCCCAGGCCCCAGGAGGGAAACCCAAAGCCCAGGCTCTTCCGCCTGCTGGAGGACCGCGCCCTTATCAACCGCATGGGCTTCAACAACCGGGGGGCCTTGGAGGCGGCGGAGCGGCTGAGGCGCTTCCGCCAAAGGGGGCTTTCCTTCCCTTTGGGGGTCAACCTGGGGAAGAACCGGGACACCCCTTTGGAAAGGGCGGCGGAGGACTACCTGGAGGCCCTCCGCATCCTGGAGCCCTTCGGGGACTACTTCGTCCTCAACGTGAGTTCCCCCAACACCCCGGGGCTTCGCGCGCTCCAGGAGGGGCCTTTTCTGGACGAGCTTCTCGCCCGCCTGCGCCCGGCCACCCCTAAGCCCCTCCTCCTCAAGGTGGCCCCGGACCTCTCCTGGCCCGCCTTGGACCAGGTGGTGGGCCTGGCGCGGAAGCACCGCCTCGAGGGCCTGGTGGCGGTGAACACCACCCTGGCCCGGGAAGGCCTAAAAAGCCCCCTCGCCCGGGAGGCCGGGGGGCTTTCCGGGAGGCCCTTGAGGGGAAGGGCCCTGGAGGTCCTCCGCCACCTGGCAGAGGGCGCTCGAGGCCTCGCCCTGGTGAGCGTGGGGGGGATAGAGACCCCTGAGGAGGCCTGGGAGAGGCTCAAGGCGGGGGCGAGCCTCCTCCAGGTCTACACCGGCTTCGTCTACGGAGGGCCCCTTTTCCCCAGGCGGCTTCTTCAGGGGCTTCTCCGCCTCATGGAGGCGGAGGGGGTTTCCTCCTTGAGGGAGCTTCGCCCCTCCTGA
- the lon gene encoding endopeptidase La, with the protein MRDALRLELPVLPLRNTVILPHTTTGVDVGRMKSKRAVEEALSADRMLFLVAQKDAEVDDPAPEDLYAVGTLAVVKQAMRLPDGTLQVMVEARNRAKLLQYVAAPYLRAVGEILPEPPLQDAGLARVLVNEVQEAFERYLQAHKTLRLDRYQQEAVRSTLDPAVLADLVAHHATWSLEEKQDLLETAEVEERLKKVLSLLLRDLERFELDKKIAARVKEQMDQNQREYYLREQMKAIQRELGGGEDLLSEIEELRERIEKKGMPEAVKDKALKELRRLERMQPGSPEATVSRTYLDWLLEVPWTEADPEVLDIAVTRRVLDEDHYGLRDVKERILEYLAVRQLTKEKEVRGHAPILCFVGPPGVGKTSLGKSIARSMNRKFHRISLGGVRDEAEIRGHRRTYIGALPGKIIQGMKQVGVVNPVFLLDEIDKLSSDWRGDPASALLEVLDPEQNHTFTDHYLDVPYDLSKVFFITTANTLATIPRPLLDRMEVIEIPGYTLPEKRAIARHFRWPFQVKEAGLEGRLEITDRAIERIVQEYTREAGVRNLDRELSKVARKAAREFLEKPWEGVRVVDAEDLEAYLGVPKYRPDRAEKAPQVGAAQGLAWTPYGGTLLTIEAVAVPGTGKVNLTGNLGEVMKESAHAALTYLRAHREEWGLPEGFHKDFDLHIHVPEGATPKDGPSAGITMATALASALTGRPVRMDVAMTGEITLRGKVLPIGGVKEKLLAAHQAGIYRVILPKENAPELKEVPEEILKDLEILFVEEVGEVLRLLLLPPPPPPLPADRPQPGAGA; encoded by the coding sequence ATGAGAGACGCCTTGCGCCTAGAACTTCCCGTTTTGCCCCTTAGGAACACCGTCATCCTCCCCCATACCACCACGGGGGTGGACGTGGGCCGCATGAAGAGCAAGCGGGCGGTGGAGGAGGCCCTCTCCGCCGACCGGATGCTCTTCCTGGTGGCCCAGAAGGACGCCGAGGTGGACGACCCCGCCCCGGAAGACCTCTACGCCGTGGGCACCCTGGCCGTGGTGAAGCAGGCCATGCGCCTCCCCGACGGCACCCTCCAGGTGATGGTGGAGGCGAGGAACCGGGCGAAGCTTCTCCAGTACGTGGCCGCCCCCTACCTCCGGGCCGTGGGGGAGATCCTCCCGGAGCCCCCTCTGCAGGACGCGGGCCTCGCCCGGGTTCTGGTGAACGAGGTGCAGGAGGCCTTTGAGCGTTACCTGCAGGCCCACAAGACCCTGCGCCTGGACCGCTACCAGCAGGAGGCCGTGCGGAGCACCCTGGACCCCGCGGTCCTGGCCGACCTCGTGGCCCACCACGCCACCTGGTCCCTCGAGGAGAAGCAGGACCTCCTGGAGACCGCGGAGGTGGAGGAGCGGCTAAAGAAGGTGCTCTCCCTCCTTCTGCGCGACCTGGAGCGCTTTGAGCTGGACAAGAAGATCGCCGCCCGGGTCAAGGAGCAGATGGACCAGAACCAGCGGGAGTACTACCTCCGGGAGCAGATGAAGGCCATCCAGCGGGAGCTCGGGGGCGGGGAGGACCTCCTCTCGGAGATAGAGGAGCTCAGGGAGCGCATAGAGAAGAAGGGGATGCCTGAGGCGGTAAAGGACAAGGCCCTGAAGGAGCTCAGGCGCCTGGAGCGCATGCAGCCCGGCTCCCCCGAGGCCACGGTGAGCCGTACCTACCTGGACTGGCTTCTGGAGGTCCCCTGGACCGAGGCCGACCCCGAGGTCCTGGACATCGCCGTCACCCGGCGCGTCCTGGACGAGGACCACTACGGCCTTCGGGACGTGAAGGAGAGGATCCTGGAGTACCTGGCGGTGCGCCAGCTCACCAAGGAAAAGGAGGTGAGGGGACACGCCCCCATCCTCTGCTTCGTGGGGCCTCCGGGGGTGGGCAAAACCTCCCTGGGCAAGAGCATCGCCCGCAGCATGAACCGCAAGTTCCACCGCATCTCCTTGGGCGGCGTGCGGGACGAGGCGGAGATCCGGGGCCACCGCCGCACCTACATCGGGGCCCTGCCCGGCAAGATCATCCAGGGGATGAAGCAGGTGGGGGTGGTGAACCCGGTCTTCCTCCTGGACGAGATAGACAAGCTCTCCTCCGACTGGCGGGGGGACCCCGCTTCGGCCCTTCTGGAGGTCCTGGACCCGGAGCAGAACCACACCTTCACCGACCACTACCTGGACGTGCCCTACGACCTCTCCAAGGTCTTCTTCATCACCACGGCCAACACCCTGGCCACCATCCCCAGGCCCCTTTTGGACCGGATGGAGGTCATTGAGATCCCCGGCTACACCCTCCCCGAGAAGCGCGCCATAGCCCGCCACTTCCGCTGGCCCTTCCAGGTGAAGGAGGCGGGGCTTGAGGGCAGGCTGGAGATCACCGACCGGGCCATAGAGCGCATCGTCCAGGAGTACACCCGGGAGGCCGGGGTGCGGAACCTGGACCGCGAGCTCTCCAAGGTGGCCCGCAAGGCGGCCAGGGAGTTCCTGGAAAAGCCCTGGGAGGGGGTGCGGGTGGTGGACGCGGAGGACCTCGAGGCCTACCTAGGCGTGCCCAAGTACCGCCCCGACCGGGCAGAGAAGGCCCCCCAGGTGGGGGCGGCCCAGGGCCTGGCCTGGACCCCTTACGGGGGGACCCTCCTCACCATAGAGGCCGTGGCCGTCCCCGGGACGGGCAAGGTGAACCTCACCGGGAACCTGGGGGAGGTGATGAAGGAGTCGGCCCACGCCGCCCTCACCTACCTCAGGGCCCATCGGGAGGAGTGGGGGCTCCCCGAGGGCTTCCACAAGGACTTTGACCTTCACATCCACGTACCCGAAGGGGCCACCCCCAAAGACGGCCCCTCGGCGGGGATCACCATGGCCACCGCCCTGGCGAGCGCCCTCACGGGCCGCCCGGTGCGCATGGACGTGGCCATGACGGGGGAGATCACCCTGAGGGGCAAGGTCCTCCCCATCGGCGGGGTGAAGGAGAAGCTCCTCGCCGCCCACCAGGCGGGGATCTACCGGGTGATCCTCCCCAAGGAGAACGCCCCCGAGCTCAAGGAGGTGCCGGAGGAGATCCTCAAGGACCTGGAGATCCTCTTCGTGGAGGAGGTGGGCGAGGTCTTAAGGCTCCTCCTCCTGCCTCCCCCGCCGCCGCCCCTCCCCGCCGATAGGCCCCAGCCCGGGGCGGGAGCCTAG
- a CDS encoding molybdenum cofactor guanylyltransferase: MYSGAVLAGGASRRFGEDKALFVYRGKPLLLWVLESLRGAAERFLVANRPYEGFGVPVYPDLLPGADSLSGLHSALHHARFPWVAVAATDLPFLTREYWDFLYEKALASPHPVVAVHGPEGHPEPLMALYHKDCLPQVERQIREGDFLLRRVMEVSGATYIPAEEVLARFGEHLFLNANRKGELP, translated from the coding sequence GTGTACTCGGGCGCGGTGCTGGCGGGGGGAGCCTCGAGGCGCTTCGGGGAGGACAAGGCCCTCTTCGTCTACCGGGGAAAGCCCCTCCTCCTCTGGGTCCTGGAGAGCCTAAGGGGGGCGGCGGAGCGCTTCCTGGTGGCCAACCGCCCCTACGAGGGCTTCGGCGTCCCCGTCTACCCCGACCTCCTTCCGGGGGCGGATAGCCTTTCGGGACTCCACTCGGCCCTCCACCACGCCCGCTTCCCCTGGGTGGCGGTGGCCGCCACCGACCTCCCCTTCCTCACCCGGGAGTACTGGGACTTCCTCTATGAGAAGGCCCTGGCCTCCCCCCATCCCGTGGTGGCGGTCCACGGCCCGGAGGGCCACCCCGAGCCCCTCATGGCCCTCTACCACAAGGACTGCCTGCCCCAGGTGGAAAGGCAGATCCGGGAAGGGGACTTCCTCCTGAGGCGGGTGATGGAGGTGTCGGGGGCCACCTATATTCCGGCGGAGGAGGTACTAGCCCGCTTCGGGGAGCACCTCTTCCTGAACGCCAATCGGAAGGGGGAGCTTCCTTAA
- a CDS encoding NAD(P)/FAD-dependent oxidoreductase, translating to MREAGVVILGAGVAGLALARLLWERGLRVLVVAEDLGEASRTPVALVNPLRGKRFTLAEEGEEALERALAFYTRFAELHLEVFRPVPEAERSKVAERLSGLRHRFEAGGVVLEEAFWLEPRPLLARLAQGLPLLRGRVRAWVPPFLELEGGVRVRGEVLVYAGGGRGAHLLGLKGRHIPGLVLALREGFPRAVSYRVYLAGSALGGSYLPGEEAYRLPPPTEGEVEWLLAGAEALVGFRPRVVSCWRGTRFRLPGPHLFPVEGGFALTGFGSTGFLHAPLLAERLASRL from the coding sequence CTGAGGGAAGCGGGGGTGGTGATCCTTGGGGCGGGGGTGGCGGGGCTCGCCCTCGCCCGGCTCCTCTGGGAGCGAGGCCTGCGGGTCCTGGTGGTGGCCGAGGACCTGGGGGAGGCGAGCAGGACCCCGGTGGCCCTGGTGAACCCCCTGAGGGGCAAGCGCTTCACCCTGGCGGAGGAGGGGGAGGAGGCTCTGGAGAGGGCCCTTGCCTTCTACACCCGTTTCGCCGAGCTCCACCTCGAGGTCTTCCGCCCGGTTCCTGAGGCCGAGCGCTCCAAGGTGGCGGAAAGGCTTTCCGGCCTTAGGCACCGCTTTGAGGCGGGGGGCGTGGTCCTGGAGGAGGCCTTTTGGTTGGAGCCTAGACCCCTCCTCGCCCGCCTCGCCCAGGGGCTTCCCCTCCTCAGGGGGCGCGTGAGGGCGTGGGTTCCGCCTTTTCTGGAGCTGGAAGGAGGGGTGAGGGTCAGGGGGGAGGTCCTGGTCTATGCCGGGGGCGGCCGGGGGGCCCACCTCCTAGGCCTAAAGGGGCGGCACATCCCGGGCCTCGTCCTCGCCCTTAGGGAAGGCTTTCCCCGGGCGGTGAGCTACCGGGTCTACCTGGCGGGGTCCGCCCTCGGGGGGAGCTACCTTCCCGGGGAGGAGGCCTACCGCCTTCCCCCGCCCACGGAAGGGGAGGTGGAGTGGCTTTTAGCGGGCGCCGAGGCCCTGGTAGGGTTCCGGCCCCGGGTGGTCTCCTGCTGGCGGGGGACGAGGTTCCGCCTTCCCGGGCCCCACCTCTTCCCCGTGGAGGGTGGGTTTGCCCTCACGGGGTTTGGCTCCACGGGCTTCCTCCACGCCCCCCTCCTCGCCGAGCGGCTCGCCTCCCGGCTTTAA
- the miaB gene encoding tRNA (N6-isopentenyl adenosine(37)-C2)-methylthiotransferase MiaB codes for MRAHIITYGCQMNEYDSHLVASELVSLGWELVDTVEEADFVLVNTCAVRGKPVEKVRSLLGKLRKEKERRGLLIGLMGCLAQLDEGQQMARKFGVDVLLGPGALTSLPEALKASEKFWDLTFRDDLLDYIPPPPKGALSAHVTIIRGCNHHCTYCIVPTTRGPEVSRHPDLILKEVERLKQAGVVEVTLLGQNVNSYGKDQPGFPSFAELLRMVGGMGIPRVRFLTSHPVNFTDDILEAIAETPAICRYIHLPVQSGSDRVLRRMAREYRRAHYLERIRRIREVLPDAVLSTDIIVGFPGETEEDFQETLSLYDEVGYDQAYMFIYSPRPGTPAYKHFQDLPREVKVERLQRLIEKQKEWSYRRNLGWVGKTVEVLVRGEAKEEGYVQGHDRGNHPVLLPASQAPAPGLYQVEITQATPHLLFGEVVGAGAPAPIPLPVA; via the coding sequence ATGCGCGCCCACATCATCACCTACGGATGCCAGATGAACGAGTACGACTCCCACCTGGTGGCCAGCGAGCTCGTGAGCCTGGGCTGGGAGCTGGTGGACACGGTGGAGGAGGCGGACTTTGTCCTGGTGAATACCTGCGCCGTGCGGGGTAAGCCCGTGGAGAAGGTGCGCTCCCTTTTGGGCAAGCTCCGCAAGGAGAAGGAGAGGCGGGGCCTGCTCATCGGCCTGATGGGGTGCCTGGCCCAGCTGGACGAGGGCCAGCAGATGGCCCGGAAGTTCGGGGTGGACGTCCTTCTGGGCCCCGGGGCCCTCACCTCCCTCCCTGAGGCCCTGAAGGCGAGCGAGAAGTTCTGGGACCTCACCTTCCGCGACGACCTCCTGGACTACATCCCCCCGCCGCCCAAGGGGGCGCTTTCCGCCCACGTGACCATCATCCGAGGGTGCAACCACCACTGCACCTACTGCATCGTCCCCACCACCCGCGGCCCCGAGGTCTCCCGCCACCCCGACCTCATCCTCAAGGAGGTGGAGCGGTTGAAGCAGGCGGGGGTGGTGGAGGTCACCCTCCTCGGCCAGAACGTGAACTCCTACGGCAAGGATCAGCCGGGCTTTCCCTCCTTCGCCGAGCTCCTCCGCATGGTGGGCGGGATGGGCATCCCCCGGGTGCGCTTTCTCACCAGCCACCCGGTGAACTTCACCGACGATATCCTCGAGGCCATCGCCGAGACCCCCGCCATCTGCCGCTACATCCACCTGCCCGTGCAGTCCGGCTCGGACCGGGTGCTCCGCCGCATGGCCCGGGAGTACCGCCGGGCCCACTACCTGGAACGGATCCGGAGGATCCGGGAGGTGCTCCCCGATGCCGTGCTCTCCACCGACATCATCGTGGGCTTCCCGGGGGAGACGGAGGAGGACTTCCAGGAGACCCTCTCCCTCTACGACGAGGTGGGGTACGACCAGGCCTACATGTTCATCTACTCCCCCCGTCCTGGTACCCCCGCCTACAAGCACTTCCAGGACCTGCCCCGGGAGGTGAAGGTGGAGCGCCTGCAACGCCTCATTGAGAAGCAAAAGGAGTGGAGCTACCGCCGGAACCTGGGGTGGGTGGGGAAGACGGTGGAGGTCCTGGTGCGGGGCGAGGCCAAGGAGGAGGGGTATGTACAGGGGCACGACCGGGGGAACCACCCCGTGCTCCTTCCCGCCTCCCAGGCCCCCGCGCCCGGCCTCTACCAGGTGGAGATCACGCAGGCCACGCCCCACCTGCTCTTTGGCGAGGTGGTGGGGGCCGGGGCACCCGCCCCCATCCCCCTGCCCGTGGCCTAA
- a CDS encoding NAD(P)/FAD-dependent oxidoreductase, protein MARVVVVGAGIVGAASAYRLAERGLEVLLLEKEATFAQGSTGRSAAGVRVQFSEPLNVLLSYHSILEYQRIPEAAYRPTGYLFLVPEALREAQEEALRTQKALGVPVERLSLEEARKRVPFREEGLAFATYGPMDGTIDPHGATAFYLREARRLGAEVRFSEAFLSARREGGLWRVETPKGRYEAPYLLLATGAWTGEVGRRLGLEIPIYPVRRMVFATAPAPFPHAFPLTIDLATGFYLRSEGLRLLFGRSNPKEPPGFREGMDWSWLGPTLEAGLARFPFLEGLSLDPRASWWGYYEVTPDHNPILGFVEEGLLVAAGFSGHGVQQAAMVGRLMAEEVAYGQAQTLDIGPFRLSRFREGKPLRERGIV, encoded by the coding sequence GTGGCCCGGGTAGTGGTGGTGGGGGCGGGGATCGTAGGGGCGGCCTCGGCCTACCGCCTGGCGGAGAGGGGGCTCGAGGTCCTCCTCCTGGAGAAGGAGGCCACCTTCGCCCAAGGCTCCACAGGCCGGAGCGCCGCGGGGGTGCGGGTGCAGTTCTCCGAGCCCCTGAACGTCCTCCTCTCCTACCACTCCATCCTGGAGTACCAGAGGATCCCCGAGGCCGCCTACCGCCCCACGGGCTACCTCTTCCTGGTGCCCGAGGCCCTTAGGGAGGCCCAGGAGGAGGCCCTCCGGACGCAGAAGGCCCTGGGGGTGCCTGTGGAGCGGCTCTCCCTGGAGGAGGCCAGGAAGCGGGTGCCTTTTAGGGAGGAGGGGCTGGCCTTCGCCACCTATGGCCCCATGGACGGGACCATAGACCCCCACGGGGCCACGGCCTTCTACCTGCGGGAGGCCAGGCGCCTGGGGGCGGAGGTGCGCTTTTCGGAAGCCTTCCTCTCCGCCCGGCGGGAGGGGGGGCTTTGGCGGGTGGAGACGCCCAAGGGGCGGTACGAGGCCCCCTACCTTCTCCTCGCCACCGGGGCCTGGACGGGGGAGGTGGGAAGGCGTTTGGGCCTGGAGATCCCCATCTACCCGGTGCGCCGCATGGTCTTCGCCACCGCCCCCGCGCCCTTTCCCCACGCCTTCCCTCTCACCATAGACCTCGCCACGGGCTTCTACCTGCGCTCCGAAGGCCTCCGCCTCCTCTTCGGCCGCTCCAATCCCAAGGAACCCCCGGGCTTCCGGGAGGGGATGGACTGGAGTTGGCTCGGGCCTACCCTTGAGGCCGGCCTCGCCCGCTTCCCCTTCCTGGAGGGGCTTTCCCTGGACCCAAGGGCAAGCTGGTGGGGTTACTACGAGGTGACCCCGGACCACAACCCCATCTTGGGCTTCGTGGAGGAGGGGCTTCTGGTGGCGGCAGGCTTCTCCGGGCACGGGGTGCAGCAGGCGGCCATGGTGGGCCGCCTCATGGCGGAGGAGGTGGCCTACGGCCAGGCTCAAACCCTGGACATCGGGCCCTTCCGCCTAAGCCGCTTTCGGGAAGGAAAGCCCCTGCGGGAGCGGGGCATTGTGTGA
- a CDS encoding NADP-dependent isocitrate dehydrogenase, giving the protein MPLITTETGKKMHVLEDGRKLITVIPGDGIGPECVEATLKVLEAAKAPLAYEVREAGASVFRRGIASGVPQETIESIRKTRVALKGPLETPVGYGEKSANVTLRKLFETYANVRPVREFPNVPTPYAGRGIDLVVVRENVEDLYAGIEHMQTPSVAQTLKLISWKGSEKIARFAFELARAEGRKKVHCATKSNIMKLAEGTLKRAFEKVAQEYPEIEAAHIIVDNAAHQLVKRPEQFEVIVTTNMNGDILSDLTSGLIGGLGFAPSANIGNEVAIFEAVHGSAPKYAGKNVINPTAVLLSAVMMLRYLEEFATADLIENALLYTLEEGRVLTGDVVGYDRGAKTTEYTEAIIQNLGKTPRKTQVRGYKPFRLPQVDGAIAPIVPRSRRVVGVDVFVESDLLPEALGKALEDLAAGTPFRLKMISNRGTQVYPPTGGLTDLVDHYRCRFLYTGEGEAKDAEILDLVSRVASRFRWMHLEKLQEFDGEPGFTKAQGED; this is encoded by the coding sequence ATGCCCCTGATCACCACGGAAACCGGCAAGAAGATGCACGTCCTCGAGGACGGGCGCAAGCTCATCACCGTGATCCCCGGAGACGGCATCGGGCCCGAGTGCGTGGAGGCCACCCTAAAGGTCCTCGAGGCGGCCAAGGCCCCCTTGGCCTACGAGGTACGAGAGGCGGGGGCGAGCGTCTTCCGGCGGGGCATCGCCTCGGGCGTTCCCCAGGAGACCATTGAGTCCATCCGCAAGACCCGGGTGGCCCTGAAGGGTCCTTTGGAAACCCCGGTGGGCTACGGGGAGAAGAGCGCCAACGTCACCCTAAGGAAGCTCTTTGAGACCTACGCCAACGTCCGCCCCGTGCGGGAGTTCCCCAACGTCCCCACCCCCTATGCGGGCCGGGGCATAGACCTCGTGGTGGTGCGGGAGAACGTGGAGGACCTTTACGCCGGGATTGAGCACATGCAGACCCCGAGCGTGGCCCAGACCCTCAAGCTCATCTCCTGGAAGGGGTCGGAGAAAATCGCCCGCTTCGCCTTTGAGCTGGCCCGGGCCGAGGGGCGGAAGAAGGTCCACTGCGCCACCAAGTCCAACATCATGAAGCTCGCCGAGGGGACCCTGAAGCGGGCCTTTGAGAAGGTGGCCCAGGAGTACCCCGAGATAGAGGCGGCCCACATCATCGTGGACAACGCCGCCCACCAGCTGGTAAAAAGGCCCGAGCAGTTTGAGGTGATCGTCACCACCAACATGAACGGGGACATCCTCTCCGACCTCACCTCGGGGCTCATCGGGGGCCTGGGCTTCGCCCCCTCGGCCAACATCGGCAACGAGGTGGCCATCTTTGAGGCCGTCCACGGCTCCGCCCCCAAGTACGCTGGGAAGAACGTCATCAACCCCACCGCGGTCCTCCTCTCCGCGGTGATGATGCTCCGCTACCTCGAGGAGTTCGCCACGGCGGACCTTATAGAGAACGCCCTCCTCTACACCCTCGAGGAGGGCCGGGTCCTCACGGGGGACGTGGTGGGCTACGACCGGGGGGCCAAGACCACGGAGTACACCGAGGCCATCATCCAGAACCTGGGTAAGACCCCAAGGAAAACCCAGGTACGGGGCTACAAGCCCTTCCGCCTGCCCCAGGTGGACGGGGCCATCGCCCCTATCGTCCCCAGGAGCCGCCGGGTGGTGGGGGTGGACGTCTTCGTGGAAAGCGACCTCCTGCCCGAGGCCCTGGGGAAGGCCCTGGAGGACCTCGCCGCGGGCACCCCCTTCCGGCTCAAGATGATCTCCAACCGGGGCACCCAGGTCTACCCGCCCACCGGCGGGCTCACGGACCTGGTGGACCACTACCGCTGCCGCTTCCTCTACACGGGAGAGGGGGAGGCCAAGGATGCAGAGATTTTGGACCTTGTAAGCCGGGTAGCGAGCCGCTTCCGCTGGATGCACCTGGAAAAGCTCCAGGAATTTGACGGCGAGCCCGGCTTCACCAAGGCCCAAGGGGAAGACTAA